Proteins encoded together in one Candidatus Methylomirabilota bacterium window:
- a CDS encoding GyrI-like domain-containing protein translates to MLVTLDDIKVMFVVSPSGPQGAGEAFGRLEARLPGLKGRKFYGTLLNGEYRACVALEPQDSPAAMGLETWTIPGGAYARRKLERWSERLPEIGQIFGALTAEYARDPARPNVEFYRSQKELLLFMAVTSRAESRALVP, encoded by the coding sequence GTGCTCGTAACGCTCGACGACATCAAGGTAATGTTCGTGGTATCCCCAAGTGGTCCCCAGGGCGCCGGCGAGGCCTTCGGCAGGCTGGAAGCCCGTCTCCCGGGCCTCAAGGGGAGAAAATTCTACGGGACCCTTCTGAACGGCGAGTACCGTGCGTGCGTGGCGCTCGAGCCCCAGGACTCGCCGGCCGCTATGGGTCTGGAGACGTGGACGATCCCGGGCGGCGCCTACGCGCGCCGAAAACTGGAACGCTGGTCGGAGCGCCTTCCCGAGATCGGTCAGATCTTCGGCGCCCTGACCGCGGAGTACGCTCGAGACCCGGCGCGTCCGAACGTCGAGTTCTACCGGAGCCAGAAGGAGCTGCTCCTCTTCATGGCGGTCACGAGCCGCGCAGAAAGCCGGGCTCTGGTCCCTTAG
- a CDS encoding LLM class flavin-dependent oxidoreductase codes for MKFGIFYEHQLPRPWSADSEYRLLHESLAQIELADGLGYDYAWEVEHHFLEEYSHSSAPEVFLGAASQRTRRIRLGHGVIQLPTNHPIRVAERVSTLDLLSGGRVELGLGEAQGPVELHPFGRRVRDKRDVWEEAVRALIPCFTQDAVEFHGRFFDFPARNVIPKPYQKPHPPLWVACSNITTIGNAGQWGMGALGFQFVSPEAARVWVNEYYVNLTRRLAKLAEYPTNPNVAMVSAFMCAPTDEEAQEKAAGWTFFVFCLSHYGRHGMAEPGRGNMWKLYEEWRQTPKAEETLRAGLIGSPRTIRRRLREFEAARVDQVILLNQTGRTPHEDICASLELFAREVMPEFHAREEEQQRWKSQVLEGRVALEQLDTSAHTVYAHQNEDIVRLTPEELKRKMAAKEAAQAERAPGRDGDA; via the coding sequence ATGAAGTTCGGGATCTTCTACGAGCATCAGCTGCCGCGGCCGTGGAGCGCCGACAGCGAGTACCGGCTCCTCCACGAGTCCCTCGCCCAGATCGAGCTGGCGGACGGTCTCGGCTACGACTACGCGTGGGAAGTCGAGCACCACTTCCTCGAGGAGTACTCGCACTCCTCCGCGCCCGAGGTTTTCCTCGGCGCGGCGAGCCAGCGCACGCGCCGCATCCGGCTCGGCCACGGCGTCATCCAGCTTCCCACCAACCACCCGATCCGCGTCGCCGAGCGGGTCTCGACTCTCGACCTTCTCTCCGGCGGGCGCGTGGAGCTCGGGCTCGGCGAAGCGCAAGGTCCCGTCGAGCTGCATCCCTTCGGCCGCCGCGTGCGCGACAAGCGCGACGTGTGGGAGGAGGCGGTGCGGGCGCTCATCCCGTGCTTCACGCAGGATGCGGTCGAGTTCCACGGCCGCTTCTTCGACTTTCCCGCGCGCAACGTGATCCCCAAGCCCTACCAGAAGCCGCACCCGCCGCTTTGGGTCGCCTGCTCCAACATCACGACCATCGGCAATGCCGGGCAATGGGGCATGGGCGCGCTCGGCTTCCAGTTCGTCAGCCCGGAGGCGGCGCGCGTCTGGGTGAACGAGTACTACGTCAACCTGACCCGGCGCCTGGCCAAGCTCGCGGAGTACCCGACCAATCCCAACGTCGCGATGGTGAGCGCGTTCATGTGCGCGCCGACGGACGAAGAGGCGCAGGAGAAGGCGGCCGGCTGGACTTTCTTCGTGTTCTGCCTCTCGCACTACGGGCGGCACGGCATGGCCGAGCCGGGCAGGGGCAACATGTGGAAGCTCTACGAGGAGTGGCGCCAGACGCCGAAGGCCGAGGAGACGCTCCGGGCGGGGCTGATCGGCTCACCCAGGACGATCAGGCGGAGGCTCCGCGAGTTCGAGGCCGCCCGCGTGGACCAGGTCATCCTGCTCAACCAGACGGGCCGGACGCCCCACGAGGACATCTGCGCGAGCCTCGAGCTCTTCGCGCGCGAGGTCATGCCGGAGTTCCACGCGCGCGAGGAGGAGCAGCAGCGGTGGAAATCGCAGGTGCTCGAGGGGCGCGTGGCGCTCGAGCAGCTCGACACCTCGGCGCACACGGTCTACGCCCACCAGAACGAGGACATCGTCCGCCTGACGCCCGAGGAGCTCAAGCGCAAGATGGCCGCCAAAGAGGCCGCGCAAGCCGAGCGCGCTCCCGGCCGGGACGGGGACGCGTAG
- a CDS encoding EthD domain-containing protein: MVKVITFLKRKSGMPVEEFQSYWRTRHPEVVTRLPGVRRYVQSHTLLATYRTDEPVYDGIAEVWADDTAALRAMTQSPAHTGVQADEARFIDRASMGVIITEDHVIKDGLAPLDAVKSVDFLTRKAGLAVEEFRRHWLLVHAPIAAAIPALRRYVQSHTRRSAYEAGRVPAYDGAAITWYDSAEAFRGALATAEYARVAADAPSFLSMDRIRSILTREHVIVG; this comes from the coding sequence ATGGTCAAGGTCATTACGTTCCTCAAGCGGAAGTCCGGGATGCCGGTAGAGGAGTTCCAGAGCTACTGGCGCACCCGGCACCCGGAGGTCGTGACGCGGCTCCCGGGAGTGCGCCGCTACGTCCAGTCCCACACACTTCTCGCCACGTATCGTACGGACGAGCCCGTCTACGACGGGATCGCCGAAGTGTGGGCCGACGACACCGCGGCCCTCCGCGCCATGACGCAGAGCCCCGCGCATACGGGCGTCCAGGCGGACGAGGCGCGCTTCATCGACCGCGCGAGCATGGGCGTGATCATCACCGAGGACCACGTGATCAAGGACGGCCTCGCGCCGCTGGACGCCGTGAAGAGCGTGGACTTCCTCACCCGCAAGGCCGGCCTGGCGGTGGAAGAGTTCCGGCGGCACTGGCTCCTGGTGCACGCGCCCATCGCGGCGGCGATCCCCGCCCTCCGGCGCTACGTCCAGAGCCACACCCGCCGCTCGGCGTACGAGGCGGGCCGCGTGCCCGCCTACGACGGCGCGGCGATCACCTGGTACGATTCTGCGGAGGCGTTCCGCGGCGCTCTAGCCACCGCCGAGTACGCTCGCGTCGCCGCCGACGCCCCGTCCTTCCTCTCCATGGACCGGATACGCTCCATCCTCACCCGGGAGCACGTCATCGTCGGATGA